DNA from Felis catus isolate Fca126 chromosome B3, F.catus_Fca126_mat1.0, whole genome shotgun sequence:
CCTTTGGGTGGTCGGCCCAGGGGTCCAGGAATCGGCAAGCGCCAGGTGAAGGTAAACACGGGTGGGAGGGATCAGAGGCAGCTCATCCCCCAAGGCCAAGTTCAGCCGCTGTGTGGGGGCTAAAGCAGAGAAAAAGTGTGTTGGAGGCACCGTTCTGAAAACAAATCTTCAAGCCGCGTTGTGTGACGCGACACCACGCATCGCCTTGCTGCAGCCCTCCGCCCCTTTCCACTTCCACTGATCCACCGGCTTTGGTATGCTCGCCCACCACTATAagcctccttcctccaccttgcGATTGGTACAGCCCAAGCTCTGGGAGTTGGAACCCAATGAAAGACACGCCCGTTGTCACGCCCCTGTCTCTGATTGGCTGGAGAATTTAAAGATCCGGCCGGTGATAGGATGATTCTCTACTCCTAGATTTGAAAGTTCCTAGTGCCCAAGTTTAGTTAACTGGCCGGCTCTGTTCAGCGCGTTCCTCCGAGTGCCGGTGCAAGTGAGTGTCCACGCGATCCCGGAGGTGGGAGACAAAGTTCTGCTTTTTTCAAAAGGTCTCTGCCGGGAGGGTGCAGACGAGTGGGTCAGACGGAAGAAACAGGGATTCCTGGGCCCCAGGATCCCTCGCGATTTTCGCTGGCAAATATTCTCCACCCTATGCCCACCTTAGAGATTGGGAAGAAGAGTCAGAGCTGCGGAATCACACTAATCCTGACTCCTACCAGTCGTTGTAGCCCCTCAGTCCGTTTCCATTTCTGTACACGGGAAATAGATTGACCTGGCTGCATATAAACTAGTGAACATATCTGGAGGAAAGAAGGTACTTATTACAAGTCAGCCCCCTGCTCATCCCTCCTCGTGCGCTTCCCCTTCTTCTTTGGGAGAGGACTGAGGATCCCCTTGTCCGCCCTGGGCCTCTTGGAAACAGGTTTCTCTTTTGTTACGGAGCCTGCTTGTCAGACAGCCGAGGCTCTCCAATCCTGGGTGCATTTGATGCTGCCCATCCACCATTCTGGAAATTACTGCGTAGGAGAGTAATGTCTCTGTGAATTCTGGTTGGCCCAGGTCTCTCACCGTCTCCATGACCTCTTTGTGTTACCAGTACCAGCCTCCGTGACCTTATTTGGCTTTGACCCGGCTCCTGTCAAAGTCTCTATACCACCTATTATGCCCCTGAGTCCTTGTGACCCCTGTGCTTCCGGCCTCTTGCAGACCTCCGGGGGCGGTGGAGATGCTGTCGGGCACCCAGGCAGCGCCAGTGGAATTCGAGGACGCAGAGCTGCGGTGTCGCGTGGCTGTGGAGGAGCTGAGCCCCAGCGGGCAGCCGCGAAAGCGCCAGGCCCTACGCACCGCGGAGCTGAGCCTGGGACGAAATGAGCGCCGCGAGTTGCTGCTGCGGCTGCAAGCGCCTGGGCCCGCGGGGCGGCCGCGCTGCTTCCCTCTGAGGGCGGCGCGCCTGTTCACGCGCTTCGCAGCGGCCGGGCGCAGCACACTACGGCTCCCAGTCGACGGAGCTCCCCGCGCGGGCGCTGTGCAGCTGCTGCTCTCCGACTGTCCCCCCGACCGCCTGCGACGCTTCCTGCGCACGCTGCGTCTCAAGCTGGCCGCAGCCCCGGGCCCCGGACCGGCCTCCGCCCGCGCACAGCTGCTTGGCCCGCGGCCCCGAGACTTCGTCACCATCAGCCCAGTGCAGCCGGAGGAGCTGCGGCGCGCGGCGCCCACCGGTGTCCCGCACGCCACGCCCGTGAAGCGGCCGAGGGAGCTCCGGGCGAGATCTGAGCCCAGCAACGTGAGGACCGGAAAGCGGGGACGCCTTAGGGAGTGGGTGTGCCACTGAGATGGAAGAGACCCAGGAGGTCCAAgtttggggttggggggaggatgGTGGCAGTATTCGAGGAGGTTGCTGGTTATCTCAGAGGAGATGCCCATCAGACGTAGGAGGATGACAGAGAGATGAGGGTTGTGCGTATTTCCCATAGTGCAATTCCTGAGTAAGCTAGAATGGGAAAAAGGCCCAGGTCACgttaaaagggaaagagaaggaggcctAGAAAGAAAGGTGACTTTAGAAGAAAAAGTAGGAAGCTATTCAgcctggagaaggagagaagcttttgaaaaaaagaattggtcAGCAGTGTCTGGGCAGCCAACGGGTCTGatcatatttgggggggggagggggggcggtgtgCAAAGCCTGGTGGGTTTGTGAACTGGGGCAGATGGATGGTAGACTACAGGGGTTCAAGACTAAGCTGGTGAAAGGATGGAGATGGAACAAGAAAGGGGCCCTGTCCAGGCAGGGTTTTGctggggtattttgttttgtttactttttttttttttttttttttaagtaggcctcacatccattgtggggcttgaactcaggactctgaggtcaagagtcacatgctccaccaactgagccagccaggcaccccattgctGGGGTATTTTGAAGTGAGAGAGACAGGTTTGTGACAGAAAGAGAAGTGAGAAGGAAGGACCTGTGAGAGAACCAGGAGATTTAGGGAAACCAGGGGAGGGAGCTGAGGGAGGTCTGGACCTCCGTTAGACCTACTTAATGCAGTAATCAGGGCACCAGGGATCAGTGGAGGGGCTTCAAGGAGTGAAGCCAGCAGAGACCTAGCATTGTGCGCAAGCTAAGAAGGGAGGGGCAATGCCTAAGGGGTGGTAGGAAGCTCTGAGTCCTGTCCCCCTATAGGAAGCCCCAAAGTGGCCCTTGCCTGTGAAGAGGCTGAGCTTGCCCCCAAGCAAACCACAGCTTTCTGAAGAACAGGCTGCTGTGCTGAGGGTTGTCCTGAAAGGCCAGAGCATCTTCTTCACTGGGAGTGCAGGTAGTGGAGGGCAGAATAGGGGCTGGGGGAACGGAGGTGGGATACAGTGGAGGAGCAGGTGACCCTGACTTTACCCTCTGCCCAGGGACAGGGAAGTCTTATCTGCTGAAGCGTATCCTGGGCTTGCTGCCTCCCACAGGTACTGTGGCTACTGCCAGCACTGGGGTGGCAGCCTGCCACATCGGGGGTACCACTCTTCATGCCTTTGCAGGTAAGTAGGAACCTCTAGGGCTTGAGCTGGAAGCAAGCCAGGCCtctgagaagggagggagagggggtcaGGGTTGGGCCAGGGCCACGGTCTCAGGCTAAATACTCTCTCTCACATCACTCACAGGCATTGGCTCAGGCCAGGCTCCTCTGGCCCAATGTGTAGCCCTGGCTCAGCGGCCAGCTGTGCGGCAGGGCTGGCTGAACTGCCAGCGGCTAGTCATTGATGAGATCTCCATGGTGGAGGCCGACCTGTTTGACAAGCTGGAAGCCGTGGCCAGGTGAGTATATGCAGTAAGGGCTGTGTTCTGGTGGTTTTCCATATGGAACCTGTCCATCCCAGCTCCTAAAGTACCCCATGCTCCTCTCCAGAGCTATCCGGCAGCAGAACAAACCATTTGGAGGGATCCAGCTCATCATCTGTGGGGACTTCCTGCAGCTGCCACCTGTAACCAAGGGCTCCCAGCCCCCAAAGTTCTGCTTTCAGGTATCACTCACCCTCTAGCCCTGTCCTCCATAGATGTCTGCTCTTCTCCCTAATACCCCTACTCTCCCCACACCAGGCCAAGAGCTGGAGAAGATGTGTCCCAGTGACCCTAGAGCTGACCGAGGTGTGGAGGCAGGCAGACCAGACCTTCATCTCTCTGCTGCAGGCTGTCAGGCTGGGAAGGTGGGCCCTGGTGAACAGAGAAGGGGCCACGGATGAGGATCCAAGTGTGGGTCACAGGGGAACACAGGGAtccagagaagggggaaaaaatgcttcATGGCCCCATAGAAGATGGTCACTATGTGAGCACTGGGACCCTGCCTCCTCCAAGGTTGGGTCCCCATCACCCAGCACAGgccctggcacagagtagatgtcAGGGAAGTGTGGGCACATGGACACACAGGAGGAAATCAGAGATGTTAACACTCCTATTTCACAGATGCTGAAACAGGGGTTCAAAGAGGTGAAGTaccttgcccagagtcacagccAGTAAGTGCctgggctgggatttgaacctggtcTGATTCTAAAGCCCAAGTTCCTTCCATTCTCAGAGCCTATGGGGTCACTTGATGAGGGAAGGAGGTTGCAGACATAATCCTACCCCAGCTAGGACAAAAGGCTGAAATGCCAGGACTAGTCTAACGTGAGAGTGGACAGGAGGACAGGAAGGTGGAAGACATGGCCCAGAGCTGGGCTTTGAAAACCAGACTGAAATGGGATGGGGAGCAAGTGGTTGTGGTGAGGGGCTTTCTATGCTTAGAGACCCCTGTCAGACAGAGGAGGCAGGTAGGAAGGTGCATAGCATACACCAGCATGTGTGGGGAACAAGAGGAAGGCTGAGTGGCAGAGCAGTGAGAGATGGTCCcgtttttccccttcttccaccTGATTTGCTGTTGTTCCCAGGCTTTCTCGTGTGGAGGAAAGCTTGAGATAGAAACAccagctaggggcacctggccgggTCAGTCGGAGAAGCATGTGATTCTTAATCTTGAGGTCcccagttcaagccccacattgggtgtacagatttattaaataaactttaaacacacacacacacgcacacacacacacacacatattatatatatatatatatatatatatatatatatatatatatatatatatatatacacacacacacacacactagatttTTGTCCCCAAAGCAGCAAGCAAGAGGCTAGAAGATAGTAACCTGGAGACTGATTTGATTATAGGCTACCAGTATGACAGGTTATCGACATCAGCACCTTGTCTAGGTCCTTTAAACTTCTGGCCTATGCTCACTCATCATATCCAACTTCCTCTGGAGCACCGGGGTGGGAGGGTGGCTAGCTCCTACCTGGAGGCATTCACAGGGAAGGGAGCCTGCCCATGATCATTCTCCATGTCTGGGgtctgagtggggaagggcaacTTGGTCTGCCTGGGGGCCAGCACATTTTGCCCTGGTGACCCTTTCTAATCCCTCAGCCTGACCCATGGCCTATTGCTTGGGCCATATCAGCTCTGTGCCCTGCCTTCCCTGGTGTTCAGGGGGgtgctctgccctgacagcctAGCCTCTACAGGTGCTCAGATGAAGTGACCCACCAGCTCCAGGCCACAGCCTCCCATAAGGTGGGGCGAGATGGGATTGTGGCCACGAGGCTTTGCACTCACCAGGATGATGTGGCCCTCACCAATGAGAGGCGACTGCAGGAACTGCCAGGTGAGCAGGGAGCCAGGGCTGGgcaagaccatctgggagaagccgtCAGGCACATGTgggccctcctcccccaacaGCTTGGATATTTAGGCCCCTAACTTCTCTGGCCATAAAGGCCTTTACATTTGTAGATGTAACTGTGACTTGGAGAGGCAGGACTTTGAATGGGTCAAGGTCACCGAACTAGTAAATGTTGGAAGTAAGACTTGAACCCAGGCTCCTGATTCAAAAGCCCTGGCTTGCCTGAACTGTCCCCACTACCTCCTTCCATACCCTGGTCTAATATATGTTTTTGGAAACTGAACCACAAGTCAGTGACTTGTAATCTGTTTGCCCAACTCTTTTTTCCTAGGTGAGGTACACAGCTTTAAGGCCATGGACAGTGACCCCGAGCAAGCCCGAACCCTGAATGCCCATTGTCCTGTTAGCCAGATCCTTCAACTAAAGCTGGGGGCCCAGGTGAGTTGGGAAGCAGGGCCAAAACCCTGAAAGCCTGGGCCTCTCCTGTCCTTGCACCTCTCCCCAGGCTGCTTCACAGCCAGAAAGCCTAGCTGTGACCCCAGTGAACTCCCTCCCTCCCGCTTCTACCCACCTTCCCGTCTTCAGCCTCCCACTGCCCTCCTCTTGCTAAGCCTGGGAGCACCAGCAGCAATGCTTTGGACAAGTCCCTTTCTCTTGCTGAAgatcagtttccacatctgtgtaGTGTGAAAGAGCCCTGCTTCTTCCCATGGTGTTGGGGTGGGCCAAATGGGAGACTTGCCTTGGGTTCCGAAGGGCACTTAAGGGCTGGAGAGGGGTGGCAGGACCTGGGGCTGTCCCTCATGATTGCGGCCCATACACATATCGCATAACAGACATGATCATTTTCAGAGCCATGTGAGGTCTGTTACATTAttgctctttccctcttcctgaggCAAACAGCAAATGTCATTCCACTTTGACATTAGGTGCAACTGAGACCGGGGAAAATAAAGCAGCTTGCCATAGGGGTCACAGTCAGCAGATGGCAGAGTTAAGGATTAGGTCTTAGTGCCCCTCCATGAGTGCCCCCAGCCTTCTGGGACTGCTACAGCAAGTCTGGAACTGAGGCAGGGCATAGGAATGGGCTGTTCTCCATGGGTCAAGTCCTCTTTCTCTTGCAGGTGATGTTGGTGAAGAACTTAGCGGTGTCCCGAGGCCTGGTGAATGGTGCCCGTGGGGTGGTTGTTGGGTTCGAGACAGAGGGGAGAGGTAGGCAGTGGGGGAGCAGTCCTACAGCTTGGGTTTGCGGCAGGGCCCTGGGGTATGTGAGGTGCTCCTCACCTCTGAGCCCTGAAGCAGGGCTGAAAGGTGGGATTTCTCCACACCTCCCTCAGGGCTGCCCCAGGTGCGGTTCCTGTGTGGAGTCACCGAGGTCATCCATGCTGACCGCTGGACGGTGCAGGCCACTGGCGGCCAACTCCTCAGTCGGCAGCAGCTGCCCCTCCAGCTGGCCTGGGCAATATCTATCCACAAGAGCCAGGTGAGCAATCAGTGTGGGGGAcggggacagggcagggcagaCGGGGGGACTGAATAGACCTAGGGCATGTTGAAGGAGGTTCTTAAAGGCTTTATGGAGGTTGAGTTTGCTCTGGATAGACAGTTCCAGaccatcgcttctcggccttttggctaagatcaagtgtagtcaAAGTTCCACACCAGTGGCAGAATTAACCTTTCTTTAGTGCGTTTCCcatcctgcttcctctccctttcccaaaCACATAATCTCCTATTCTGCCATTTTGTGAGGCACTACCAGATGTtaaatttaatccttacaactgTGCGAGGTATAGATGTGATCATCATTCCTGttctacagaagagaaaactaaagctcagagcagttaagtaacttgcccaaagttacacagagagtgagaggcagaTCCAGGATTCATTTCCATGCTTGTCTGACCCAGGCCTGTGCTCTTTCCTTTCGCCACCATGCCTCTACTGAATTTGTGTCTCTTGGACCTCCTCCCACTCAGACACTCAGCTGCTGTCAATCTGTCCCTCTGCCTTGAGAATCTCTAGACTGGGTGAGGAGCTCCAGAGGCAGTAGCTGGACTGGTGTAGGTGGGATCAGGCTCTTGGGCACAAGGGATTTCAGGTTGAGCTGGCTCCAGCTGTGTCTCCCCATTCCCCCAGGGCATGACCCTGGATTGCGTGGAGATCTCTCTGGGCCGAGTGTTTGCCAGTGGCCAGGCCTATGTGGCCCTTTCCCGGGCCCGCAGTCTGCAGGGCCTGCGTGTGCTGGACTTTGATCCCATGGTGGTTCGCTGTGACCCTCGTGTGCTGAGCTTCTATGCCActctgcagaggggcaggggcctcAAGATGGTAAGATGGAATCACCCGATGGTGGGCCATATAGCGTGGGAAGCCTGGGAACTAGGACAGAGGGAAGGCCAAGGGATCCTGGGGTAGGGATGGCAGAGCCTTCTCTGGCTCTGTTGGGAACAGGGGCAAGAAGAAGGAGATGCTGGCCCCTGGGCTGTGGCCTTAGGGGACAGCATGAACCGATGActggctttctctgtctctgctccagaAGTCTCCAAATGATGATGAGGCAGCCTCAGACCAAGAGAATGAGGACCCAAACCTTTGAGCCTCAAAGAGAAGACACATGATGGTCTCCCCTACTTCTTCCTCCCTAGTGGGCCAGGGCCTCTGAAGATAACTTGGGGAAGATAGTCAACCCTTTTTCCTTCGTTAGGGCTCTCAGCCTCCTGGTCTTTCCTGGTCCAGGTCCAAGGGAGACTACTTCTTACCCCTTTTCCagctctgcctcagtttctccctttgcCCTGGGTAAGCTACTTCCAGGGACAGGAGTAACCCTTTCTGTGCCAACTGGGAAAGGGCTTATGGTGGCACCTGGTGTTATAGGACAAAGCTCTCTGCGAGGGCTAGCCCAGGGCCACACGGTTGTGAATGCTGCCCTCTTTGGGctgcagagaggagaggcagtgAAGACAGGTGCTTCAGGAGCAGGAACAGGCTATAACAGTCCTGAACTGGGAGACTCAGGCCAAATACAGGCCCCACACAGAGAAAGGAACCTGGGGTTATCATCACAGCTAGGCCCAGGATAGCACAAGCCAGGACACACACTCTCCTGAGCTTAACCTGAGAACACGCAATGCAAACCATGTGCCTGTTATCTTAAGCTCCCTTTTTGGAGAAGAAATCATATTTAGGGGTATTGAGATGGATGTTCTCAGATCGTATTTATTTAGGACAAATAAACTTGTGAATTGTGTAAGGACTCTGAGTTGAGTCTTCTGCTCTCCTTAAGAAGGCATTCCATggggctcagttcgttaagcgtccaactcttgatttccactgaggtcatgatcaTGGTCATGAGgttgatccccacattgggctttgcactgggcatagagcctgcttaagattctatctctccctctccctctgcccatctctcactctcacatgctcactctctctcaaaggcACATCCCTGCCTGAGGCACTGGCTATAAGTGTTGCCATGGCCCTCTCCCCGTGGGTACACACAGAGGTGTTTGTTTACATCACGATGGCTGAGCTCACGGTACCCTTATATGAGCTTTTATTAGGATCACCGGTTATTTGGAAAGCTGAGTTACCCAAGATTGAGACTCACAGCAAAATGACAAGGTGAATCACCGTTGCCCAGTAGTCAGACAAAGGCACACAAGAGAATTCACATGGTAGGAAATGGGCCTGTCACAATGACTGAGTGCTGGGGATCTCAGTtgcaacttttttattttgtgccttGCTAAGGCTCCAGCTTGAATGTTCCAATTGGGAAAGGATCATCAGCAAACTAACTTCAGTTGTTCAAAGAGTCAGGTGGAAATTGCTGAGGGGTCCTTACAGTTTGGCTAAAACTAAGGTTCCCTGCTTATgagtaaatgtattttaaatatgaagttgACAACGGTAAGGAGTGAAACCATGCTGGTTGCAGGAAGACATGAATTCTGGGTACCTGAGAGCATTTATCCTTGTCTTCCAAGAGCCAGCAGAGGCCCCAGcacacagagcaggtgctcaaggAGTGTCTAGTTAAATTGTGGAGACCATGGGTAGGGCAGCTCAGTGCTATGGTGCTTCGGAGGAGCTATGGATCCTCAGACCTTCCCCATGGGCTTCATGGAAGAGGCAGGGTTACAGCTTGTGGAGAATTAGACTGACAGGGGACAGACCTGGCTTTCCATCTGATTTTGCCACTCGCCAGCTGTGTAACTTCAGGCATGTTACACAGCCTCTCTGGGgggtttctttatctgtaaagtgcAGGTGTAACTGTGGCTTTCATGTAGGGTTGTTAGGAGAGAGGCCAGCCACATGGCAGGAACTCGGTCAGGAGCTGTCATTAACATTTATGATCACTAATGATTATCACCATAATATCTGGTTCCTACACTTCTTTGGCAGACAAGATGTGGAGCCTCAGAGGGGTGCCAGCCTCACCCCTGTACAAcccctgcctgtctccctcttGTCACCACTTTTCCTGATCTTGAGGAGTTGATTGTTTTTCTGTAGCTTGAACCCTTTTCTTTGCCCCAAATAGAAAACACTCCTAGGAGGAACCAAGCCCATCAGGGtgaccccccacccacccacaagTGGGCAATCATGGTGGTCTTTAAATGTAGTGCCATTTGAAAGTCAGTGTTTCCCATCTGCCTATATGACATAGCCCTCCTTGCAGAACCAGCTCTGAGCTGATCTCACCAtgccctgccctcaaggggcttaCTGGTCTGGCTgcacttgcttttttcactctttCCACTTAACACAGTTTGGGGACCATCCAGTTCAGCACAGATAGCACTTGCTTGTGCTTCCTAGCAGCTCTGCACCTTGGGGGTTCTTGGATGGAAACAGAAGAACTTGACTCAAGATAATGAGCAGGAAAGGAAGGTAATGGAAGGCTAGCTCAAAGAACTGATAGGAAGCCCAGAAACCCAAGCTTGGATACAAGTGGGAACCAGAGAAGCTAGAACAAATGGCAAGAGtggagctgggggcagagggctgggggaaGTTCTGTGTCCCCTGGACACAAGCACAGCCATCAGGGAAGGAATCCTGTACTTTCCCGCCTCCTTGCTTCACTCAGCCCACACCTAAAGGCAGGTGCAGGTATGTGGCTGGTGGGGCTTGGTCTCCAATGCAAGCCCTGCAGCTACTAGCAAGAGTACCTAGCAAGAGGTTGGATATATCATCAAGGTACGAGAGGGACCAGGGCTTCTGCCAAGAGATGAATGTCCCATCATCCCCCAGAGCCAGGCTGTTGAAGATGTTTGAGGATCCTGGCGATGCAGTCATTTCTTCTGCATCCTCTCCTGGGGCTCTCCTCTCTGACCGCTCCCCTACTACACACTAGTAGGCATGTCCCACTACccccagatttttttccctcccccaagGACTGATTTTAGCTTTCCCTGGTCTCATATGGACTTGCCCTGCTTAAAGATGTCTTCCTCACGGGACTACCAGAAAGTCCCTTCTTGATGTTCTCCAGAAGGCTCCAGAGAAAGGCACACATGTCCCCTGTGAGGAGGAGCTGCCCTCAGGCCAGAGGGATGTGTGTAAGGAACCTCACAGTCCTTTATGTTCTTGGCATCTAATTTAATCTAACTTCAAACCTATATCCCTGAGGGCGTAGGGAAACCCCATCTTAGAATTGAGGGCTCCCCATTCACCGCTGGCAT
Protein-coding regions in this window:
- the PIF1 gene encoding ATP-dependent DNA helicase PIF1 isoform X5, with translation MLSGTQAAPVEFEDAELRCRVAVEELSPSGQPRKRQALRTAELSLGRNERRELLLRLQAPGPAGRPRCFPLRAARLFTRFAAAGRSTLRLPVDGAPRAGAVQLLLSDCPPDRLRRFLRTLRLKLAAAPGPGPASARAQLLGPRPRDFVTISPVQPEELRRAAPTGVPHATPVKRPRELRARSEPSNEAPKWPLPVKRLSLPPSKPQLSEEQAAVLRVVLKGQSIFFTGSAGTGKSYLLKRILGLLPPTGTVATASTGVAACHIGGTTLHAFAGIGSGQAPLAQCVALAQRPAVRQGWLNCQRLVIDEISMVEADLFDKLEAVARAIRQQNKPFGGIQLIICGDFLQLPPVTKGSQPPKFCFQAKSWRRCVPVTLELTEVWRQADQTFISLLQAVRLGRCSDEVTHQLQATASHKVGRDGIVATRLCTHQDDVALTNERRLQELPGEVHSFKAMDSDPEQARTLNAHCPVSQILQLKLGAQVMLVKNLAVSRGLVNGARGVVVGFETEGRGLPQVRFLCGVTEVIHADRWTVQATGGQLLSRQQLPLQLAWAISIHKSQGMTLDCVEISLGRVFASGQAYVALSRARSLQGLRVLDFDPMVVRCDPRVLSFYATLQRGRGLKMKSPNDDEAASDQENEDPNL